In the Pseudonocardia cypriaca genome, one interval contains:
- a CDS encoding shikimate kinase, translated as MPVESRPTLVVVGPPGAGKTTVGRVLARRLGVSFADADAIIVERTGKSIADLFLEDGEDGFRRIEREVVAEALATHDGVLALGGGAVLAAETRALLRSHRVVHLSVGMADGLRRTGMSTARPLLAGVNPRATFKALLDARAPLYREVATVQVATDRLSANQVARAVLEAIGETAAAAQEDPVDPDDPLDRPTPREGAALPDPTVRL; from the coding sequence GTGCCTGTCGAAAGTCGCCCCACGCTGGTCGTCGTCGGCCCGCCGGGGGCCGGGAAGACCACGGTGGGCCGCGTGCTGGCGCGGCGGCTCGGCGTCTCGTTCGCCGACGCGGACGCGATCATCGTGGAGCGCACCGGCAAGTCGATCGCCGACCTCTTCCTGGAGGACGGCGAGGACGGGTTCCGGCGCATCGAGCGTGAGGTCGTCGCGGAGGCGCTCGCCACCCACGACGGGGTGCTCGCCCTCGGTGGCGGTGCCGTGCTCGCCGCCGAGACCCGCGCGCTCCTGCGGTCCCACCGGGTCGTGCACCTGAGCGTCGGGATGGCCGACGGACTGCGGCGCACCGGCATGTCCACGGCGCGCCCGCTGCTCGCGGGCGTCAACCCGCGGGCCACGTTCAAGGCGCTGCTCGACGCGCGTGCGCCGCTGTACCGGGAGGTCGCCACGGTGCAGGTCGCCACGGACCGGCTCAGCGCCAACCAGGTGGCCAGGGCGGTGCTGGAGGCGATCGGGGAGACGGCAGCTGCGGCGCAGGAGGACCCGGTCGACCCGGACGACCCGCTCGACCGCCCCACCCCGCGCGAGGGGGCGGCGCTCCCCGACCCGACGGTCCGCCTCTGA
- the aroC gene encoding chorismate synthase has translation MLRWITAGESHGPALVAVLEGMVAGVEITTKEIAAELARRRLGHGRGARMKFEADELEVIGGVRHGLTQGGPFAVRIGNTEWPKWETVMAADPVDPELIAARARNAPLTRPRPGHADLAGMTKYGFDDARPVLERASARETAARVVLGTVAKAFLAQAFDVSIVSHVVELGAVEAPEGEAPGPGDLDRVDASPVRAWTDEATAAMVAEVDAAQKDGDTLGGVVEVIAYGLPVGIGSYVQSDRRLDARLAGVLMGIQAMKGVEIGDGFRTARRRGSAAHDEMVPGDPVRRLSNRAGGIEGGMTNGEPVRVRAAMKPISTVPRALRTVDVATGEAAQAIHQRSDVCAVPAAGVVAEAMVALVLADAALEKFGGDSLAETRRNLRGYLDAIGGDPTD, from the coding sequence GTGCTGCGCTGGATCACTGCCGGGGAGTCCCACGGTCCTGCCCTGGTCGCCGTGCTGGAAGGCATGGTCGCCGGGGTCGAGATCACCACCAAGGAGATCGCGGCGGAGCTGGCCCGACGCAGGCTGGGGCACGGCCGCGGTGCCCGGATGAAGTTCGAGGCCGACGAGCTCGAGGTCATCGGCGGGGTCCGGCACGGGCTCACGCAGGGCGGCCCGTTCGCGGTCCGCATCGGCAACACCGAGTGGCCGAAGTGGGAGACCGTGATGGCGGCCGACCCGGTCGACCCCGAGCTGATCGCGGCACGGGCCCGCAACGCGCCGCTCACCCGACCCCGTCCCGGTCACGCCGACCTCGCCGGCATGACCAAGTACGGCTTCGACGACGCCCGGCCGGTGCTGGAGCGGGCCAGCGCCCGCGAGACGGCGGCCCGGGTGGTGCTGGGCACCGTGGCGAAGGCGTTCCTGGCCCAGGCCTTCGACGTGTCGATCGTCTCGCACGTGGTGGAGCTCGGCGCCGTGGAGGCACCGGAGGGGGAGGCCCCTGGTCCCGGTGACCTGGACCGGGTGGACGCGAGCCCGGTGCGGGCCTGGACGGACGAGGCCACCGCGGCCATGGTCGCGGAGGTCGACGCGGCGCAGAAGGACGGCGACACGCTCGGCGGCGTGGTCGAGGTGATCGCCTACGGCCTCCCGGTCGGGATCGGCTCGTACGTGCAGAGCGACCGCAGGCTCGACGCGCGGCTGGCCGGGGTGCTCATGGGCATCCAGGCGATGAAGGGCGTCGAGATCGGCGACGGGTTCCGCACGGCCCGGCGCCGGGGCAGCGCGGCCCACGACGAGATGGTGCCCGGAGACCCGGTGCGGCGCCTGTCCAACCGGGCCGGCGGCATCGAGGGTGGGATGACCAACGGCGAGCCGGTGCGGGTCCGGGCCGCCATGAAGCCGATCTCCACGGTCCCGCGGGCGCTGCGCACGGTCGACGTGGCCACCGGCGAGGCGGCCCAGGCGATCCACCAGCGTTCGGACGTCTGCGCCGTGCCGGCGGCGGGCGTGGTGGCCGAGGCGATGGTCGCGCTGGTCCTGGCCGACGCCGCGCTGGAGAAGTTCGGCGGCGACTCCCTCGCCGAGACCCGTCGCAACCTGCGCGGGTACCTCGACGCGATCGGCGGGGACCCCACCGACTGA
- a CDS encoding prepilin peptidase, whose amino-acid sequence MSLVGTVLAGTAPVGVALPLVMLGGAGVLAGAGARVLLRRLRRGTRIPPPWCELGVAALWTATGAAWAVGRLPGTWVPAVLGLGWLAVAAGVVDVRHRRLPNALTVPALPVSLLLLLPVGSAAVVRGAGGAAVAAAVHVALHLADRRAVGAGDVKLAAPLGAVLAAVAWPALALGAVVAAAASALLAVAFVINPRAPAGDPVGQSVPHGPSMLGATWLVTVVLLALGAGGGGAGR is encoded by the coding sequence ATGTCGCTGGTGGGAACGGTGCTCGCGGGAACGGCGCCGGTGGGCGTCGCGCTTCCGCTCGTGATGCTCGGTGGCGCCGGCGTGCTGGCCGGCGCCGGTGCGCGGGTGCTGCTTCGGCGGCTGCGCCGCGGCACGCGGATCCCGCCTCCGTGGTGCGAGCTGGGGGTGGCGGCGCTGTGGACGGCCACGGGGGCGGCGTGGGCGGTCGGCCGGCTGCCGGGGACATGGGTGCCCGCCGTGCTCGGGCTCGGGTGGCTCGCCGTCGCCGCAGGCGTGGTCGACGTGCGGCACCGGCGGTTGCCGAACGCGCTCACGGTGCCCGCGCTCCCGGTCTCGCTGCTGCTCCTGCTGCCGGTGGGCTCGGCGGCTGTTGTCCGGGGAGCGGGAGGTGCCGCGGTGGCGGCGGCGGTGCACGTCGCGCTGCACCTCGCCGACCGGAGGGCGGTCGGGGCGGGTGATGTGAAGCTCGCCGCCCCGCTGGGCGCGGTACTGGCGGCGGTGGCGTGGCCTGCGCTCGCGCTCGGCGCGGTGGTGGCCGCAGCGGCCAGCGCTCTGCTCGCCGTGGCCTTCGTGATCAACCCGCGGGCGCCTGCGGGGGATCCGGTGGGGCAGAGCGTGCCGCACGGGCCGTCGATGCTCGGGGCCACCTGGCTCGTCACGGTCGTCCTGCTGGCTCTGGGCGCGGGCGGCGGTGGAGCGGGGAGGTGA
- a CDS encoding spermidine synthase, with product MERQELRVARAVFTAEVDHGTAELVGDPDRPQGWTLLLDGTAQSHVDLDDPTHLEFEYVRRLGHVADLAAPPTQPLRTLHLGGGAWTLARYIAATRPGSPQRVVELDGGLVDLVSSRLPADDTGIEVTVGDARGALATVAAGSVDLLVLDVFGGARTPAHLTSVEFVRAAAAVLAAGGVYAANVADGGALAFARTQVAAAAAVFTEVAVLAVPQLLHGRRFGNLVLVASDAPLPVAELARRAAGDAFPARVLAGADLRGFAGGATVPVDGATTPSPLPPPGFFGRPTD from the coding sequence GTGGAGCGGCAGGAGTTGCGGGTGGCGCGCGCGGTCTTCACGGCCGAGGTCGATCACGGCACGGCCGAGCTCGTCGGCGACCCCGACCGCCCCCAGGGCTGGACGCTGCTGCTGGACGGCACCGCGCAGTCGCACGTCGACCTCGACGACCCCACCCACCTCGAGTTCGAGTACGTCCGCCGGCTGGGGCACGTGGCCGACCTCGCGGCCCCGCCCACCCAGCCGCTTCGCACGCTGCACCTCGGCGGCGGGGCCTGGACCCTCGCCCGCTACATCGCCGCCACCCGTCCCGGGTCCCCGCAGCGGGTGGTCGAGCTGGACGGGGGGCTCGTCGACCTGGTCTCCTCCCGGTTGCCCGCCGACGACACCGGCATCGAGGTCACCGTCGGCGACGCGCGGGGCGCGCTCGCCACCGTCGCCGCGGGGTCGGTCGACCTGCTCGTGCTGGACGTGTTCGGCGGCGCCCGCACGCCTGCCCACCTCACCTCGGTGGAGTTCGTGCGCGCCGCAGCGGCCGTTCTGGCCGCGGGCGGGGTCTACGCCGCGAACGTCGCAGACGGCGGGGCGCTCGCCTTCGCGCGCACCCAGGTCGCCGCTGCTGCGGCGGTGTTCACCGAGGTCGCCGTGCTGGCGGTCCCGCAGCTGCTGCACGGACGCCGGTTCGGCAACCTCGTCCTGGTCGCGTCGGATGCCCCGCTGCCGGTGGCCGAGCTCGCGCGCCGGGCCGCGGGCGACGCGTTCCCGGCCCGGGTGCTGGCCGGCGCCGACCTGCGCGGGTTCGCCGGCGGCGCCACCGTGCCCGTGGACGGGGCCACCACGCCGTCGCCGCTGCCCCCGCCCGGCTTCTTCGGCAGGCCGACGGACTGA
- a CDS encoding endolytic transglycosylase MltG, translated as MPGKKPRKKGRRAAVLVLALLLLGGIAAGGVYTFFTWFTVPDFEGSGSGDLVIEVEDGDSTRQIGTVLAQNGVVAAPESFTRAAQEEDRIRSVQPGFYQMRRQMSGAAAVAMLLDPASRVGELDIRGGVQLDDTRAPDGTVAPGVLSLIANATCARLDGQEQCVSVDELRSAMTDTDPAALGVPEWALEGVSAAEPRRRLEGLLVPGRYDVPPGTSAVEVLRGLLATSGERLAASGLVAGAQSIGTDPYQVLTIASLVEKEAINPDMPKVARVIYNRLGAGRRLELDSMVNYPLDLQALRTTAEDRARPGPYNSYAVAGLPPTPIAAPGREAIAAALEPEPGPWLYFVRCQTDGTSCFAETLDQHGANVRAARQNGAF; from the coding sequence GTGCCCGGGAAGAAACCCCGGAAGAAGGGCAGGCGCGCCGCGGTGCTCGTGCTCGCGCTCCTCCTGCTCGGGGGGATCGCGGCGGGCGGTGTGTACACGTTCTTCACCTGGTTCACCGTCCCCGACTTCGAGGGCTCCGGCTCCGGCGACCTCGTGATCGAGGTGGAGGACGGCGACTCCACCAGGCAGATCGGCACCGTCCTCGCGCAGAACGGCGTGGTGGCCGCGCCCGAGTCGTTCACCCGAGCGGCCCAGGAGGAGGACCGCATCCGCTCCGTGCAGCCGGGCTTCTACCAGATGCGCCGGCAGATGTCGGGCGCCGCGGCCGTCGCGATGCTGCTCGACCCGGCCTCCCGCGTCGGCGAGCTCGACATCCGCGGCGGAGTCCAGCTCGACGACACGCGGGCACCCGACGGCACGGTCGCGCCCGGCGTGCTGAGCCTCATCGCGAATGCCACCTGCGCCCGCCTGGACGGGCAGGAGCAGTGCGTGTCGGTGGACGAGCTGCGCTCCGCCATGACCGACACCGATCCCGCCGCCCTCGGCGTGCCGGAGTGGGCTCTCGAGGGCGTGAGCGCCGCCGAGCCGCGACGCAGGCTGGAAGGCCTGCTCGTGCCCGGCCGCTACGACGTGCCGCCCGGCACGTCCGCCGTCGAGGTGCTGCGCGGCCTGCTCGCCACCTCGGGGGAGCGGCTCGCCGCGTCCGGCCTGGTCGCGGGCGCGCAGAGCATCGGCACCGACCCCTACCAGGTGCTCACGATCGCCTCGCTCGTGGAGAAGGAGGCGATCAACCCGGACATGCCGAAGGTGGCGCGGGTGATCTACAACCGGCTCGGCGCCGGGCGCAGGCTCGAGCTGGACTCGATGGTGAACTACCCGCTCGACCTGCAGGCGCTGCGCACCACCGCGGAGGATCGGGCGCGGCCCGGCCCGTACAACAGTTACGCGGTAGCCGGCCTGCCCCCGACGCCGATCGCGGCGCCCGGGCGGGAGGCGATCGCCGCGGCCCTGGAACCCGAACCGGGACCGTGGCTGTACTTCGTGCGGTGCCAGACCGACGGCACGTCCTGCTTCGCGGAGACGCTCGACCAGCACGGCGCCAACGTGCGCGCGGCCCGGCAGAACGGCGCCTTCTGA
- the ruvX gene encoding Holliday junction resolvase RuvX, translating into MTRGRRLGIDVGAVRVGVAVCDPDGVLATPLVTVPRDADGGSDLRAIAGLVAEHEAVGVVVGLPRTLAGRDGPAAETARAFADALSGVLDVPVELSDERLTTVVATRQLRERGVKGRKQRAVVDQAAAVAILQGWLDARRRR; encoded by the coding sequence GTGACGCGGGGGAGGCGTCTGGGGATCGACGTCGGCGCCGTCCGGGTCGGGGTCGCGGTCTGCGACCCGGACGGCGTGCTGGCCACGCCGCTCGTCACGGTCCCGCGCGACGCCGACGGCGGGTCGGACCTGCGGGCGATCGCCGGGCTCGTGGCCGAGCACGAGGCGGTCGGGGTCGTCGTCGGGCTGCCCCGGACGCTCGCGGGGAGGGACGGCCCGGCCGCGGAGACGGCCCGTGCCTTCGCCGACGCGCTCAGCGGTGTCCTCGACGTGCCCGTCGAGCTGTCCGACGAGCGGCTCACCACCGTCGTGGCCACCCGGCAGCTGCGCGAGCGCGGCGTGAAGGGCCGCAAGCAGCGCGCCGTCGTGGACCAGGCCGCGGCCGTCGCGATCCTGCAGGGTTGGCTGGACGCGCGCCGGCGCCGCTGA
- the alaS gene encoding alanine--tRNA ligase: protein MQTHEITRRFTEHFVNAGHTRVPSASLILDDPNLLFVNAGMVQFKPYFLGQVPPPYPRATSIQKCVRTGDIDEVGKTTRHNTFFQMAGNFSFGDYFKEGAIEHAWNLVTGSQDTGGYGFDPDRIWVTVYQDDDEAIALWRRIAGLPEERIQRRGGDDNYWDMGVPGPGGPCSEIYFDRGPEHGREGGPVADEDRYLEIWNLVFMQDERGELSPKKGHPPIGSLPKKNIDTGMGIERVAYLLQGVDNVYETDLVRPVIARAEEFSGRRYGANHDDDVRFRVIADHARSGVMIIGDGVTPSNEGRGYVLRRLLRRIVRSARLLGVHEPVLGSFAEVVRDAMAPSYPELVTDFERISAVVRAEEEAFLATLTAGSRIFDTAVAATKQAGGSRLAGDKAFQLHDTYGFPIDLTLEMASEAGLTVDEQGFRSLMEEQRARAKADAAKHKVGHGDASVYRAVLDTAGGSEFLGYTDLAAEARVVGLVVDGAGVPAAGAGTKVEVVLDRTPFYAEGGGQLADTGWIRGDGFTVDVEDVQSPVAGLIVHRGTVTAGEAQVDAGVQAEVDTGRRAAVSRSHSATHLVHAGMRKHLGDAAAQAGSLNAPGRLRFDFTSPGGAVPTSVLTDVEDEVNAVLQNDEEVRWFVTSQDEARKLGALALFGEKYGDKVRIVEIGDYSRELCGGTHVHRSGQLGLVKLLSEASIGSGVRRVEALVGLDAFRFLAKEHVLVSQLAEQFKARPEELPERIGGVVERLRQAERELEKVRADAVLASAGALADGAEDVDGVALVAVAAPEGVNGNDLRALASDVRGRLGARPGVVALFSADGGKVSFVVATTAAARDRGLAAGKLIPAFAPAVGGRGGGKPDLAQGGGTNPAGIPDAVGALRGALRG, encoded by the coding sequence GTGCAGACCCACGAGATCACCCGTCGGTTCACCGAGCACTTCGTCAACGCCGGCCACACCCGCGTACCGAGCGCCTCGCTGATCCTCGACGACCCGAACCTGCTCTTCGTCAACGCGGGCATGGTGCAGTTCAAGCCGTACTTCCTCGGGCAGGTCCCGCCGCCGTACCCGCGGGCCACCTCGATCCAGAAGTGCGTGCGCACCGGCGACATCGACGAGGTCGGCAAGACCACCCGCCACAACACGTTCTTCCAGATGGCCGGGAACTTCTCCTTCGGCGACTACTTCAAGGAAGGCGCGATCGAGCACGCCTGGAACCTGGTCACCGGCAGCCAGGACACGGGCGGCTACGGCTTCGACCCGGACCGCATCTGGGTCACCGTCTACCAGGACGACGACGAGGCGATCGCGCTGTGGCGGCGCATCGCCGGGCTGCCCGAGGAGCGGATCCAGCGCCGCGGCGGCGACGACAACTACTGGGACATGGGCGTGCCCGGCCCAGGCGGCCCGTGCTCGGAGATCTACTTCGACCGCGGGCCCGAGCACGGCCGCGAGGGTGGCCCCGTCGCCGACGAGGACCGCTACCTCGAGATCTGGAACCTCGTCTTCATGCAGGACGAGCGCGGTGAGCTCTCGCCGAAGAAGGGGCACCCGCCGATCGGCAGCCTGCCGAAGAAGAACATCGACACCGGCATGGGCATCGAGCGGGTGGCCTACCTGCTGCAGGGCGTCGACAACGTCTACGAGACCGATCTGGTCCGGCCGGTGATCGCCCGCGCCGAGGAGTTCTCCGGACGCCGCTACGGCGCTAACCACGACGACGACGTCCGGTTCCGCGTGATCGCCGACCACGCCCGCTCCGGCGTGATGATCATCGGGGACGGTGTCACCCCGTCCAACGAGGGCCGCGGCTACGTGCTGCGCAGGCTGCTGCGGCGCATCGTGCGCTCGGCCCGGCTGCTCGGCGTGCACGAGCCGGTGCTCGGCTCGTTCGCCGAGGTGGTGCGCGACGCGATGGCCCCGTCCTACCCCGAGCTGGTCACCGACTTCGAGCGGATCTCGGCCGTGGTGCGGGCCGAGGAGGAGGCCTTCCTCGCCACGCTCACCGCGGGGTCGCGGATCTTCGACACCGCCGTCGCGGCCACCAAGCAGGCGGGTGGCAGCCGGCTGGCCGGTGACAAGGCGTTCCAGCTGCACGACACGTACGGCTTCCCGATCGACCTCACGCTCGAGATGGCGTCGGAGGCGGGCCTCACCGTCGACGAGCAGGGCTTCCGCTCCCTGATGGAGGAGCAGCGGGCCCGGGCCAAGGCCGACGCCGCCAAGCACAAGGTGGGCCACGGCGACGCCTCGGTGTACCGCGCGGTGCTCGACACGGCCGGTGGCAGCGAGTTCCTCGGCTACACCGACCTCGCCGCCGAGGCCCGTGTCGTCGGGCTCGTCGTCGACGGCGCCGGTGTGCCCGCCGCGGGCGCGGGAACCAAGGTTGAGGTCGTGCTCGACCGCACCCCGTTCTACGCCGAGGGCGGTGGGCAGCTCGCCGACACCGGCTGGATCCGCGGCGACGGGTTCACCGTCGACGTCGAGGACGTCCAGTCGCCCGTGGCCGGGCTGATCGTGCACCGCGGCACGGTGACCGCGGGCGAGGCCCAGGTGGACGCAGGAGTCCAGGCCGAGGTCGACACCGGCAGGCGGGCCGCGGTGTCGCGGTCGCACTCGGCCACCCACCTCGTGCACGCCGGCATGCGCAAGCACCTCGGCGACGCCGCCGCCCAGGCGGGTTCGCTCAACGCCCCCGGCCGGCTGCGGTTCGACTTCACCTCTCCCGGCGGGGCCGTGCCGACGTCCGTGCTCACCGACGTCGAGGACGAGGTCAACGCCGTCCTGCAGAACGACGAGGAGGTCCGCTGGTTCGTGACCTCCCAGGACGAGGCCCGCAAGCTCGGTGCGCTCGCGCTCTTCGGCGAGAAGTACGGCGACAAGGTGCGCATCGTCGAGATCGGCGACTACTCCCGGGAGCTCTGCGGCGGCACGCACGTGCACCGCTCCGGCCAGCTCGGCCTCGTGAAGCTGCTGTCGGAAGCCTCGATCGGGTCCGGCGTGCGGCGCGTCGAGGCCCTCGTCGGGCTCGACGCGTTCCGGTTCCTCGCCAAGGAGCACGTGCTGGTCTCCCAGCTGGCCGAGCAGTTCAAGGCCCGGCCCGAGGAGCTGCCCGAGCGCATCGGCGGCGTCGTGGAGCGGCTGCGGCAGGCCGAACGGGAGCTGGAGAAGGTCCGCGCCGACGCCGTGCTCGCCTCGGCGGGCGCGCTCGCCGACGGTGCTGAGGACGTCGACGGGGTCGCGCTCGTCGCCGTCGCCGCCCCGGAGGGGGTGAACGGCAACGACCTGCGGGCGCTCGCCTCCGACGTCCGCGGCCGGCTGGGCGCGCGGCCCGGTGTCGTGGCGCTCTTCTCCGCCGACGGGGGCAAGGTGTCGTTCGTGGTCGCCACCACGGCCGCCGCCCGCGACCGCGGGCTCGCCGCCGGGAAGCTGATCCCGGCGTTCGCCCCGGCCGTCGGGGGGCGCGGCGGCGGCAAGCCCGACCTCGCCCAGGGCGGCGGGACGAACCCGGCCGGCATCCCCGACGCGGTCGGCGCGCTGCGCGGCGCTCTCCGCGGGTGA
- a CDS encoding DUF948 domain-containing protein, whose product MSAGQIAALIAAGAFVVLVLLLAVPLLKLGRTLDEATIAIRKAHEGGDPILRDAQTTLHQVNTQLERVDGITSSARTVSSNVSVLTSLFTATLGGPLVRAAAFSYGLNKAIKARRAGRDAGAHSRRRGRRR is encoded by the coding sequence GTGTCGGCTGGCCAGATCGCGGCGCTCATCGCCGCGGGGGCCTTCGTGGTCCTCGTGCTGCTGCTGGCCGTCCCGCTGCTGAAGCTCGGCCGCACGCTCGACGAGGCCACCATCGCCATCCGCAAGGCCCACGAGGGCGGCGACCCGATCCTGCGTGATGCGCAGACCACGCTGCACCAGGTGAACACGCAGCTGGAGCGGGTCGACGGGATCACCTCGAGCGCGCGCACGGTGTCGAGCAACGTCTCGGTGCTCACGTCGCTGTTCACCGCCACCCTCGGCGGCCCGCTGGTGCGCGCCGCCGCCTTCAGCTACGGCCTGAACAAGGCGATCAAGGCCCGGCGCGCCGGGCGCGACGCCGGTGCCCACTCCCGGCGGAGGGGGCGTCGGCGGTGA
- the shbA gene encoding RNA polymerase sigma factor ShbA has protein sequence MEGLLRAAVEGEPRARERLLAEIHPLVLRYCRARLGRQETLMGSADDVAQEVCLAVVNALPGYTLRGLSFRAFVYGIAAHKVTDAFRAIGRNRSEPVADIPDTPLAHDGPEYQLLQAELTERLGALLHLLTPRQREVLVLRIAVGLSAEETAQAVGSTPGAVRVTQHRALNRLRRKIVPAGAVLADDQDDDE, from the coding sequence ATGGAGGGCCTGTTGCGGGCCGCGGTCGAAGGCGAACCACGCGCACGGGAGCGGCTGCTCGCCGAGATCCACCCGCTGGTGCTGCGGTACTGCCGGGCCCGGCTGGGTCGCCAGGAGACGTTGATGGGCTCGGCCGACGACGTGGCGCAGGAGGTCTGCCTCGCGGTCGTCAACGCGCTGCCCGGTTACACGTTGCGCGGGCTGTCGTTCCGCGCGTTCGTGTACGGGATCGCGGCGCACAAGGTCACCGACGCGTTCCGGGCGATCGGGCGCAACCGGTCCGAGCCCGTGGCGGACATCCCGGACACGCCGCTCGCGCACGACGGCCCGGAGTACCAGCTCCTCCAGGCGGAGCTCACAGAACGGCTCGGGGCGCTGCTGCACCTGCTCACGCCGCGGCAGCGCGAGGTGCTCGTGCTGCGCATCGCCGTCGGGCTCTCGGCCGAGGAGACCGCGCAGGCGGTCGGATCCACCCCGGGCGCCGTCCGCGTCACCCAGCACAGGGCGCTCAACCGGCTTCGCCGCAAGATCGTGCCGGCGGGTGCCGTACTCGCGGACGACCAGGACGACGACGAGTAG
- a CDS encoding TetR/AcrR family transcriptional regulator, producing MAASDPAEADDPRARAARTKRDRTRRALLDAADATFGSRGWADTRMEDVAAAAGVSAATAYNHFPSKHVLVGWVYRPLILPLVWEAERDIAAGRPVVDALIDQVTALARISHRYRRLTASFWSAVEEYTIKVSGPPDPDNDGDPRTLAPVPTPLRTLVEHGQRTDELRPFPSALDVSGMIVNLLLLRSINRPDEPAEHTAELLLTALFGMLRPELLANTAADERPFRRTG from the coding sequence ATGGCAGCCTCCGACCCCGCTGAAGCGGACGATCCGCGCGCCCGGGCGGCCCGGACCAAGCGTGACCGAACGCGACGGGCGCTGCTCGATGCCGCTGATGCGACCTTCGGCAGCCGCGGATGGGCCGACACCCGCATGGAGGACGTGGCGGCCGCCGCGGGCGTCAGCGCCGCCACGGCCTACAACCACTTCCCGTCGAAGCACGTGCTCGTGGGCTGGGTGTACCGGCCGCTGATCCTCCCGCTCGTCTGGGAGGCGGAACGCGACATCGCGGCAGGTCGCCCCGTCGTGGATGCGCTGATCGACCAGGTCACGGCCCTTGCCCGCATCAGCCATCGATACCGCAGGCTCACCGCGTCCTTCTGGTCGGCGGTGGAGGAGTACACGATCAAGGTCAGCGGCCCACCGGACCCCGACAACGACGGCGATCCGCGCACGCTCGCGCCCGTGCCGACGCCTCTGCGGACGCTCGTCGAACACGGCCAGCGCACGGACGAGCTACGCCCGTTCCCGAGCGCGCTCGACGTCAGCGGGATGATCGTCAACCTGCTGCTGCTGCGCAGCATCAACCGGCCGGACGAGCCCGCGGAGCACACCGCGGAGCTGTTGCTCACCGCGCTGTTCGGGATGCTCCGCCCCGAGCTGCTCGCGAACACCGCTGCGGACGAACGTCCGTTCCGCCGAACGGGCTAG
- a CDS encoding GlsB/YeaQ/YmgE family stress response membrane protein codes for MFWTVVGWIVFGLVAGFIARAIVPGKDDIGILRTIILGVVGSVVGGLIFGLLTVGLRGFQPAGWIGSIIGAVIVLVVYNQVTGRKRNRA; via the coding sequence ATGTTCTGGACGGTAGTGGGCTGGATCGTCTTCGGGTTGGTCGCGGGCTTCATCGCCCGCGCGATCGTGCCCGGCAAGGACGACATCGGCATCCTGCGCACGATCATTCTCGGCGTCGTCGGGTCCGTGGTCGGCGGGCTGATCTTCGGGCTGCTGACCGTCGGTCTGCGGGGGTTCCAGCCCGCGGGCTGGATCGGGTCGATCATCGGAGCGGTGATCGTGCTCGTCGTCTACAACCAGGTCACCGGCCGAAAGCGCAACCGCGCCTGA